A stretch of the Xiphias gladius isolate SHS-SW01 ecotype Sanya breed wild chromosome 21, ASM1685928v1, whole genome shotgun sequence genome encodes the following:
- the aadacl4 gene encoding arylacetamide deacetylase-like 4 isoform X2, producing the protein MDIGSAILIIGFAALVAAFLLMVIGLVYSELMNSDIPRGVASSGKLHMVHGLFVGIAIVGRILHRLGICHQVSFIRWFVACFLTWLNPVPAGLRVKDLKFSEVPVRVYEPTTVCNGLRRGLVYFHGGGWVLGSIDSVDEVCRHIAKKSDTTVVSVGYRLAPEHRYPAQLDDCETATCHFLSVAEAEFSVDSRRVAVGGDSTGANMATALCQRLARREDGHLPFPCAQVLIYPALQMADFSLPSYQQNHAVPILFRGRMAFYFLQYLSGDMSLCQDVLEGNHVPTELRPRYKAWLSPSNLPPECLARGFCEPPTPEYDGEVYHAIKAGLEDEVSPLLADDAVIQKTPPTFLLTCEYDVLRDDGILYRKRLLDLKKDVTWQHVMDGFHGMINFFNHGWLTFPSALQVVDSVVNYVKTL; encoded by the exons ATGGACATTGGCTCGGCAATTTTAATAATTGGCTTCGCTGCTCTTGTTGCAGCCTTCCTCCTTATGGTAATTGGACTTGTGTACTCTGAGCTGATGAATTCAGACATTCCTCGTGGGGTTGCAAGTAGTGGGAAACTGCACATGGTTCATGGCTTGTTCGTCGGCATAGCAATTGTG GGCCGGATCCTCCATCGTCTGGGCATTTGTCATCAGGTCAGCTTTATCCGTTGGTTCGTTGCCTGTTTTCTGACTTGGTTAAATCCAGTTCCCGCGGGCCTGCGGGTGAAGGACCTGAAGTTTTCTGAAGTGCCAGTGCGAGTCTATGAACCCACCACTGTTTGTAATGGCTTGAGAAGAGGTCTTGTGTATTTCCATGGAGGAGGATGGGTGTTGGGCAGTATAG ATTCTGTTGATGAAGTCTGTCGGCACATCGCCAAGAAATCTGACACCACTGTTGTTTCTGTTGG GTACCGATTAGCCCCTGAGCACAGGTACCCTGCCCAGCTGGACGACTGTGAGACCGCAACGTGTCACTTCCTGTCCGTTGCCGAGGCAGAGTTCAGCGTGGACTCTCGCAGAGTGGCAGTCGGAGGGGACAGCACCGGGGCTAACATGGCAACAGCACTGTGCCAAAGGCTGGCGAGGAGAGAGGATGGACATCTGCCGTTCCCCTGCGCTCAGGTCCTCATCTACCCAGCCCTGCAGATGGCAGATTTCAGCCTGCCCTCATACCAGCAAAATCATGCTGTGCCCATATTGTTTCGTGGCCGGATGGCATTCTATTTCCTGCAGTACCTCAGTGGGGACATGTCGCTGTGCCAGGATGTGCTGGAAGGCAATCACGTCCCCACTGAGCTCAGGCCACGCTACAAGGCATGGCTCTCCCCGTCCAACTTGCCTCCCGAGTGCCTCGCACGGGGTTTCTGTGAGCCCCCAACCCCAGAATATGATGGGGAGGTGTATCACGCAATCAAAGCTGGTTTGGAAGATGAGGTCTCACCTTTACTGGCAGATGATGCTGTCATTCAGAAAACCCCACCCACTTTCCTTCTCACCTGTGAGTATGATGTCCTGAGGGATGATGGGATTCTTTACAGGAAACGGCTGCTGGACTTGAAAAAAGATGTCACTTGGCAACATGTGATGGATGGTTTCCATGGGATGATTAACTTTTTTAACCATGGCTGGCTCACCTTTCCCTCTGCACTACAGGTTGTGGATAGTGTTGTTAATTATGTGAAAACACTTTGA
- the klhdc7a gene encoding kelch domain-containing protein 7A, protein MPIAELLGVQFDMQLLLKLSISVAAVLLVSWAYRFYSSRDAKKIQLCVEDNKEQQNATCQNCKTTLRCQSSSQHDTDGGKRPRPSHTDSATDDLTFESIKETPAETQSCQAEKNPTESGMASITGRCSPCFLQKLEGSVGVGRELRQNLERQGAYSSFLSKAEIKVENANVVLEGTGDQIVRGKIYDYYVESSSHSITGSNTVLCQYERNSESQPVEFGSHGSSLTESPSSLSPIIMRDLVLPQSTVEDASSLGSLKCRHPTRPVLRRKESYLSAAEQCELSIPFVTSTASPPVIHSLASTSIESISVHPMISSLTDSKGLNVREGDDLETVAGVSVFHLPAKTLDGTDLESVKSKLDLGNCLEMLYLAKKHGQTSVQKAALGVMSDNYLQVLRDPNLYGRLMAGEREQIQKQRIGGRRFIMVADMDPQDWNTGGRTADRPSSAVYYYDDYRDSWHTLCLIPQEVISKACAMCTMDNYLFVAVGCQGTDREMTPSKRVFCYNPLTSIWKEISPMNEARPRCKLASLEGYIYAIGGECLSSVERYDPRLDRWTFVAPLPNDTFAVAHHVTVCNGELFVSGGTLRYILLRYSPKTNTWRPSLLVGSKDRTADMVAEGRFLYRFDVNPLLGISVYRYHTVARLWYECSSKRLLRCPAFQCVTMDDTVYCISRQFTMRFEADEISPAFTDEDLSVLSAAKGILFPFVLSLPDKKPRQTSV, encoded by the exons ATGCCCATTGCAGAGCTTTTGGGAGTCCAGTTCGACATGCAGCTGCTGTTGAAGTTGAGTATCTCTGTGGCTGCAGTGTTGCTGGTTTCTTGGGCCTACAGGTTCTACAGCTCAAGGGATGCAAAGAAAATTCAGCTGTGTGTTGAAGACAACAAAGAGCAACAAAATGCAACCTGCCAAAACTGCAAGACAACACTACGGTGCCAAAGCTCATCCCAGCATGACACCGATGGAGGCAAGCGACCCAGACCCTCGCACACAGACTCAGCCACTGATGACCTGACATTTGAAAGCATCAAGGAAACACCAGCAGAAACCCAATCATGCCAAGCTGAAAAGA ATCCAACAGAGAGTGGGATGGCCAGTATAACGGGGCGCTGCTCCCCTTGCTTTTTGCAGAAGCTGGAGGGCAGTGTGGGTGTGGGCAGGGAGTTAAGGCAGAACTTGGAACGCCAGGGAGCCTACTCCAGCTTCCTCTCCAAGGCAGAGATCAAAGTGGAGAATGCTAACGTGGTGCTGGAAGGAACAGGAGACCAGATTGTGCGCGGAAAGATATATGATTACTATGTTGAGTCTTCCTCTCACTCTATTACGGGCTCAAACACTGTGCTGTGTCAGTATGAGAGGAACTCTGAGTCACAGCCAGTGGAGTTTGGAAGCCATGGCAGCAGCCTAACAGAATCTCCTTCCTCTCTGAGCCCCATCATTATGCGTGATCTGGTTTTACCACAAAGCACTGTTGAGGATGCCTCCTCACTAGGAAGCCTGAAGTGTAGGCACCCCACACGGCCTGTACTCCGACGCAAGGAGAGCTATCTGTCTGCAGCAGAGCAATGTGAACTTTCCATCCCCTTTGTAACTTCAACAGCCTCACCTCCGGTGATTCACTCTCTGGCCTCAACCAGCATTGAGTCCATCTCTGTTCACCCTATGATCAGTTCGTTGACAGACAGCAAAGGCCTTAATGTGAGGGAGGGGGATGATCTAGAGACTGTAGCAGGGGTTTCAGTTTTCCACCTTCCAGCAAAAACTCTTGACGGCACAGATTTGGAAAGCGTGAAAAGCAAGCTTGATCTGGGTAACTGTTTGGAGATGCTGTACCTGGCCAAAAAACATGGCCAGACCTCTGTGCAGAAAGCAGCCCTTGGGGTTATGTCAGACAACTACCTCCAGGTGCTCAGGGACCCCAACCTTTATGGGCGGCTAATGGCTGGTGAGCGGGAACAAATCCAGAAGCAGAGAATAGGGGGGAGAAGGTTCATCATGGTGGCAGATATGGACCCTCAAGACTGGAACACAGGAGGTAGGACAGCAGATAGACCATCCAGTGCAGTGTACTATTATGACGACTACAGAGATTCCTGGCATACACTCTGCCTGATCCCACAGGAGGTCATCTCTAAAGCCTGTGCCATGTGCACAATGGATAACTACTTATTTGTGGCAGTGGGCTGCCAAGgcacagacagagaaatgaCACCCTCAAAGCGAGTGTTTTGCTACAATCCTTTGACATCCATTTGGAAGGAGATCAGTCCTATGAATGAGGCCAGACCACGCTGCAAACTGGCATCATTGGAGGGCTATATCTACGCCATTGGAGGGGAATGCCTTTCCTCAGTGGAGCGATATGACCCACGATTAGACAGATGGACATTTGTGGCCCCACTGCCCAATGATACATTTGCTGTCGCACATCACGTCACAGTGTGCAATGGGGAGCTTTTTGTTTCTGGGGGAACTCTTAGATATATTCTACTGCGCTACAGCCCCAAAACCAACACCTGGAGGCCAAGTCTGTTAGTAGGCAGCAAGGACAGAACTGCAGATATGGTAGCTGAGGGGAGATTTCTGTATCGGTTTGATGTTAACCCGCTACTGGGTATCAGTGTGTACCGCTACCATACAGTGGCTCGACTGTGGTACGAGTGCAGCTCAAAGCGGCTCCTGAGATGCCCTGCCTTTCAGTGCGTCACAATGGATGACACAGTTTATTGTATCAGCCGCCAGTTCACCATGAGGTTCGAGGCTGATGAGATCTCTCCTGCGTTCACAGATGAGGATTTGAGTGTCCTCTCTGCGGCGAAGGGCATACTTTTCCCCTTTGTCCTTTCACTCCCTGATAAGAAGCCGCGGCAGACCAGTGTGTAA
- the aadacl4 gene encoding arylacetamide deacetylase-like 4 isoform X1 produces MNIFAPVPVCPEWLLTCLFSTPFMWLQRWFSTCGPGPPQRSPRGVPAFLLMVIGLVYSELMNSDIPRGVASSGKLHMVHGLFVGIAIVGRILHRLGICHQVSFIRWFVACFLTWLNPVPAGLRVKDLKFSEVPVRVYEPTTVCNGLRRGLVYFHGGGWVLGSIDSVDEVCRHIAKKSDTTVVSVGYRLAPEHRYPAQLDDCETATCHFLSVAEAEFSVDSRRVAVGGDSTGANMATALCQRLARREDGHLPFPCAQVLIYPALQMADFSLPSYQQNHAVPILFRGRMAFYFLQYLSGDMSLCQDVLEGNHVPTELRPRYKAWLSPSNLPPECLARGFCEPPTPEYDGEVYHAIKAGLEDEVSPLLADDAVIQKTPPTFLLTCEYDVLRDDGILYRKRLLDLKKDVTWQHVMDGFHGMINFFNHGWLTFPSALQVVDSVVNYVKTL; encoded by the exons ATGAATATTTTTGCTCCAGTGCCCGTCTGCCCTGAGTGGTTGCTTACTTGCCTCTTCTCCACCCCCTTCATGTGGCTACAGCGGTGGTTCTCAACATGTGGTCCAGGGCCCCCCCAGCGGTCGCCCCGCGGCGTCCCAG CCTTCCTCCTTATGGTAATTGGACTTGTGTACTCTGAGCTGATGAATTCAGACATTCCTCGTGGGGTTGCAAGTAGTGGGAAACTGCACATGGTTCATGGCTTGTTCGTCGGCATAGCAATTGTG GGCCGGATCCTCCATCGTCTGGGCATTTGTCATCAGGTCAGCTTTATCCGTTGGTTCGTTGCCTGTTTTCTGACTTGGTTAAATCCAGTTCCCGCGGGCCTGCGGGTGAAGGACCTGAAGTTTTCTGAAGTGCCAGTGCGAGTCTATGAACCCACCACTGTTTGTAATGGCTTGAGAAGAGGTCTTGTGTATTTCCATGGAGGAGGATGGGTGTTGGGCAGTATAG ATTCTGTTGATGAAGTCTGTCGGCACATCGCCAAGAAATCTGACACCACTGTTGTTTCTGTTGG GTACCGATTAGCCCCTGAGCACAGGTACCCTGCCCAGCTGGACGACTGTGAGACCGCAACGTGTCACTTCCTGTCCGTTGCCGAGGCAGAGTTCAGCGTGGACTCTCGCAGAGTGGCAGTCGGAGGGGACAGCACCGGGGCTAACATGGCAACAGCACTGTGCCAAAGGCTGGCGAGGAGAGAGGATGGACATCTGCCGTTCCCCTGCGCTCAGGTCCTCATCTACCCAGCCCTGCAGATGGCAGATTTCAGCCTGCCCTCATACCAGCAAAATCATGCTGTGCCCATATTGTTTCGTGGCCGGATGGCATTCTATTTCCTGCAGTACCTCAGTGGGGACATGTCGCTGTGCCAGGATGTGCTGGAAGGCAATCACGTCCCCACTGAGCTCAGGCCACGCTACAAGGCATGGCTCTCCCCGTCCAACTTGCCTCCCGAGTGCCTCGCACGGGGTTTCTGTGAGCCCCCAACCCCAGAATATGATGGGGAGGTGTATCACGCAATCAAAGCTGGTTTGGAAGATGAGGTCTCACCTTTACTGGCAGATGATGCTGTCATTCAGAAAACCCCACCCACTTTCCTTCTCACCTGTGAGTATGATGTCCTGAGGGATGATGGGATTCTTTACAGGAAACGGCTGCTGGACTTGAAAAAAGATGTCACTTGGCAACATGTGATGGATGGTTTCCATGGGATGATTAACTTTTTTAACCATGGCTGGCTCACCTTTCCCTCTGCACTACAGGTTGTGGATAGTGTTGTTAATTATGTGAAAACACTTTGA
- the c21h1orf158 gene encoding LOW QUALITY PROTEIN: uncharacterized protein C1orf158 homolog (The sequence of the model RefSeq protein was modified relative to this genomic sequence to represent the inferred CDS: deleted 1 base in 1 codon; substituted 1 base at 1 genomic stop codon), which yields MNQTGMVQDKWAQTGWRVEQQYANKVLLGKWGEERLQFTREPKTANSINRVDYRPHWGFEPDVAERGSALLRAEGLPSKQLFAHYGPTSPHXLVTQYEERNGLMHTNALPTLQPWHPESLTWQPERSDWPISALPTNFGLLLSTKRCLEKQQSRLPSLTVHKSAYQRLSAFCQRRLARASHMLSSHLHAANHNNKDLDLRWCSLLQVSDHSFSLLSPSQHASRKQCGS from the exons ATGAACCAAACAGGGATGGTGCAGGATAAATGGGCCCAAACTGGATGGAGAGTAGAGCAACAGTATGCAAACAAAGTGCTGTTGGGCAAATGGGGAGAAGAAAGACTTCAG TTCACTCGGGAGCCAAAGACAGCCAACAGCATCAATCGTGTAGACTACCGGCCCCACTGGGGCTTCGAGCCAGACGTCGCTGAGAGAGGATCTGCCCTGCTGAGAGCTGAG GGGCTTCCTTCCAAGCAGCTATTTGCCCATTATGGCCCAACATCC CCTCATTAATTAGTCACTCAGTATGAAGAGCGCAATGGGCTTATGCACACCAACGCTTTGCCCACTCTGCAGCCCTGGCATCCAGAGAGCTTGACATGGCAGCCTGAGAGGTCTGACTGGCCAATTTCTG CCCTTCCAACCAACTTTGGTCTGCTGCTGTCTACAAAGCGCTGTTTGGAAAAGCAGCAGTCGCGCCTCCCGTCACTGACTGTGCACAAGTCAGCATACCAGAGGCTCAGTGCCTTCTGCCAGAGACGCCTCGCCAGGGCTTCACACATGCTCTCCAGCCACCTCCATGCAGCAAATCACAACAACAAGGACCTGGATCTGAGATGGTGCTCGCTGCTACAAGTCTCAGATCATTCTTTTAGTTTACTTTCACCATCTCAACATGCTTCGAGAAAACAATGTGGCTCTTGA